A window of Ignicoccus hospitalis KIN4/I contains these coding sequences:
- a CDS encoding 30S ribosomal protein S11, with protein MPKEIRWGVAHIFSSPNNTFVHITDITGSETASRVTGGMVVKADHEKPSPYAAMIAAARAAQQAMERGITAIHIKVRAPGGYGPKTPGPGAQAAIRALARSGFIIGRIEDVTPLPHDTIRRPGGRRGRRV; from the coding sequence GTGCCAAAGGAAATAAGGTGGGGGGTCGCGCACATATTCAGTTCCCCCAACAACACTTTCGTCCACATAACTGACATCACCGGCTCGGAGACGGCATCGAGAGTTACCGGCGGAATGGTGGTAAAGGCGGACCACGAGAAGCCGTCCCCTTACGCGGCCATGATTGCGGCCGCGAGGGCGGCCCAGCAAGCTATGGAGAGGGGCATAACTGCCATCCACATAAAGGTAAGGGCCCCCGGCGGTTACGGTCCCAAGACCCCGGGCCCCGGCGCCCAAGCTGCCATTAGGGCCTTAGCTAGGTCGGGATTCATCATAGGGAGGATAGAGGACGTGACGCCCTTGCCCCACGACACCATACGCAGGCCCGGCGGCAGAAGGGGCAGGAGGGTCTGA
- a CDS encoding DNA-directed RNA polymerase subunit D — MPIEVLEETPTSIRLLAKGYPLAVLNAIRRAALELAPKMAVDFIAVDRNDSTLFNEVLAHRLAMIPLRSEEALERYAPPEACMECTPEEAEADKCVVDGKPCYVRLYLDASAEGKQIIVYSKDLKSEDEDVRPVYENIPVVPLIGDQKVKVIAYARLGRGREHAKWMPATVSIVKPLLKGISVKEGLCDAECQKECAEKCKEAFVMKDGKLTLKEGTTLSMVMYCIEYVCEGKGIRPVFEEDTYLFELESDGSLSARRTLVEAAKAVVEKLSELKNRLQSREG; from the coding sequence TTGCCCATCGAGGTGCTGGAGGAGACACCAACCTCCATACGTTTGTTAGCCAAGGGGTACCCCCTGGCGGTCCTCAACGCGATCAGGAGGGCGGCGCTGGAGCTCGCGCCTAAAATGGCGGTCGACTTCATTGCTGTAGATAGAAACGATAGTACGTTGTTCAACGAGGTGCTGGCGCACAGGCTCGCGATGATTCCGCTGAGGAGCGAGGAGGCGTTGGAGAGGTATGCCCCTCCGGAAGCTTGCATGGAGTGTACGCCGGAGGAGGCAGAGGCCGATAAGTGCGTCGTCGACGGGAAGCCTTGTTACGTGCGCTTGTACTTAGACGCCTCGGCAGAAGGAAAACAGATCATAGTCTATTCCAAGGACTTGAAGAGCGAGGACGAGGACGTCAGGCCGGTATACGAGAACATTCCCGTGGTCCCCTTGATAGGCGACCAGAAGGTCAAGGTAATAGCTTACGCGAGGTTGGGTAGGGGGAGGGAACACGCCAAGTGGATGCCGGCCACCGTTTCCATAGTTAAACCCTTGCTGAAGGGGATATCCGTCAAAGAGGGCTTGTGTGACGCCGAATGCCAAAAGGAGTGTGCGGAGAAGTGCAAGGAAGCTTTCGTGATGAAGGATGGCAAGCTCACCTTAAAGGAGGGAACTACACTCTCTATGGTCATGTACTGTATAGAGTACGTCTGCGAGGGCAAGGGGATACGCCCGGTGTTCGAGGAAGACACCTACTTGTTCGAGCTCGAGAGCGACGGCTCCTTGAGCGCGAGGAGGACTTTGGTTGAAGCGGCTAAGGCGGTGGTCGAGAAGCTGAGCGAATTAAAGAACCGCCTACAGTCTCGCGAGGGGTGA
- a CDS encoding 4Fe-4S binding protein, with product MVRVAVVGLGGEGKTLLSLKLAELLGAVPVEAKEVCELHYFIRAPRVLIKTVESFYPAVVKDKCLRCNLCAAACPDKAMLRDEEGYPSSVPDLCSSCTSCFWACPHGALERRSKVVAKIYKVGKALQLEGKFLKGLLKDLDSLAGSSWVLDAERPEYALFADAALVVSRDPKRRARALQLANFLEKNGTRAVVVNPEEQGAEEVLDFLNHL from the coding sequence ATGGTTAGAGTCGCGGTAGTCGGCTTGGGAGGGGAGGGGAAGACTCTGCTCTCCCTCAAGCTCGCCGAGCTCCTAGGGGCTGTCCCGGTAGAAGCTAAGGAGGTATGCGAGCTCCACTACTTCATCCGCGCGCCGAGGGTCCTCATCAAGACCGTGGAATCGTTCTACCCGGCGGTCGTTAAGGACAAATGCTTGAGGTGTAACTTGTGCGCGGCGGCTTGTCCGGACAAGGCTATGTTGCGGGACGAGGAGGGCTATCCGAGCTCGGTACCCGACTTGTGCAGTTCGTGCACCTCATGCTTCTGGGCGTGTCCGCACGGGGCCTTAGAGAGGCGCTCGAAGGTCGTAGCGAAAATATATAAGGTAGGAAAGGCTCTACAGCTCGAAGGTAAGTTCTTGAAGGGTCTGCTGAAGGACCTCGACTCCCTAGCGGGCAGCTCGTGGGTCCTCGACGCAGAACGCCCGGAGTACGCGCTCTTCGCAGACGCCGCGCTGGTCGTCAGCAGAGATCCAAAGCGGCGCGCGAGAGCCTTGCAGCTGGCCAACTTCCTCGAGAAGAACGGCACGCGCGCGGTCGTGGTGAACCCCGAGGAGCAGGGCGCGGAGGAAGTACTCGACTTTCTCAATCATTTATAA
- a CDS encoding 30S ribosomal protein S9: MVDVKWAKEQQGKGGVRIVLATGKRKRAIARAIIYPGKGRVWINGVPVEIVKPEIKRWRILEPLLLAGEKVMKNIDIKVFVKGGGFMAQAEAARMAIARGLVKYTGSEELKALYEEHDRHMLSGDPRRTEPEKWMRYSARRRKQKSYR, translated from the coding sequence ATGGTGGACGTGAAGTGGGCAAAGGAACAGCAAGGTAAGGGCGGCGTAAGGATAGTATTGGCCACTGGGAAGAGGAAAAGGGCCATAGCTAGGGCAATCATATACCCGGGCAAGGGAAGGGTCTGGATCAACGGCGTCCCGGTTGAGATAGTTAAGCCAGAAATCAAGAGGTGGAGGATACTAGAGCCCTTACTATTAGCCGGCGAGAAAGTGATGAAGAACATAGATATCAAGGTTTTCGTCAAAGGAGGAGGCTTCATGGCCCAAGCGGAGGCGGCGCGAATGGCCATAGCTAGGGGCTTGGTGAAGTATACTGGAAGCGAGGAGTTGAAGGCGTTGTACGAGGAGCACGACCGACACATGCTGTCCGGCGACCCGAGGAGGACGGAGCCGGAGAAGTGGATGAGGTACTCCGCCAGGAGG
- a CDS encoding HisA/HisF-related TIM barrel protein, whose product MRVFPSIDVSEGRAVKRVRGVKGTGLDLGDPVKWAEFWALEGAKGLHVVDLDGAEAGKPINVEVINKVIEKAKEYGLWVQVAGGLREVEHLERYPKADAFVIGSRAHKDPEFLEVASEAVGADKVIVAIDLKGGKVSVEGWKEEIPVGLKEALEKFKGRSFRGFLYTYVDTEGTMEGPDVSGVKYIRREYPDKLLEYAGGVGSPEHVKLLESAGADVVVLGMALYSGKLRLKDLV is encoded by the coding sequence ATGAGGGTTTTTCCTAGCATAGACGTGTCGGAGGGGCGGGCAGTAAAGAGGGTAAGGGGTGTCAAGGGCACCGGCTTGGACCTGGGCGATCCGGTCAAGTGGGCCGAATTCTGGGCGCTCGAGGGAGCCAAGGGGCTTCACGTAGTAGACTTGGACGGCGCAGAGGCAGGAAAGCCGATAAACGTTGAGGTGATAAACAAAGTAATAGAGAAGGCGAAGGAGTACGGGCTGTGGGTCCAAGTCGCAGGGGGCTTAAGGGAAGTAGAACACTTAGAGCGCTACCCTAAAGCAGACGCATTCGTCATTGGTAGTAGGGCCCACAAGGATCCGGAGTTCCTAGAGGTCGCCTCGGAAGCGGTCGGGGCGGACAAGGTAATCGTCGCAATAGACTTGAAAGGAGGCAAGGTAAGCGTCGAAGGATGGAAGGAAGAGATACCCGTAGGTCTGAAGGAGGCACTCGAGAAGTTTAAGGGAAGGTCCTTTAGGGGTTTCCTCTACACTTACGTGGACACTGAAGGAACTATGGAAGGGCCCGACGTGAGCGGCGTCAAGTACATTAGAAGGGAGTACCCGGACAAGCTCCTAGAGTACGCCGGGGGCGTGGGGAGTCCGGAGCACGTGAAGCTCTTGGAGAGCGCCGGGGCGGACGTGGTCGTTTTGGGGATGGCTTTATATTCCGGCAAGCTGCGCCTCAAGGATCTGGTGTAG
- a CDS encoding XTP/dITP diphosphatase produces the protein MVSKKVYFLTSNPHKAKEVSDVLSQFSIEVVPLKGEKLEIQADSVEEVARFAAEEAKKRFKERPLLLEDSGLFVDALKGFPGPYSNYVYRTLGLEGLLKLMEGVEDRRARFVCAAALVKEDDKIVIEVGEVEGEIAYEPRGDKGFGFDPIFVPLGYEKTFAELGEEVKKRISHRARAFMKIAKHLSGE, from the coding sequence ATGGTAAGCAAGAAGGTTTACTTCCTAACCTCTAACCCTCACAAGGCGAAGGAAGTTAGTGACGTGCTCAGCCAGTTCTCGATCGAGGTGGTCCCTCTGAAGGGCGAGAAGTTGGAGATACAAGCGGACTCCGTGGAGGAGGTGGCGAGGTTCGCGGCGGAGGAGGCCAAGAAGAGGTTCAAGGAGAGGCCGTTGCTCTTGGAGGACAGCGGGCTCTTCGTGGACGCTCTGAAGGGCTTCCCGGGGCCGTACAGCAACTACGTTTATCGAACTCTGGGGTTGGAGGGGCTGTTGAAGCTCATGGAAGGGGTTGAGGACAGGAGGGCGCGCTTCGTCTGCGCTGCTGCGTTAGTGAAGGAGGACGATAAGATCGTTATTGAGGTAGGAGAGGTTGAGGGCGAAATAGCTTACGAGCCGAGGGGGGATAAGGGCTTCGGCTTCGACCCGATCTTCGTTCCCCTCGGCTACGAGAAGACCTTCGCCGAGCTGGGGGAGGAGGTGAAGAAGAGGATTTCCCACAGGGCGAGGGCGTTCATGAAGATAGCTAAACACTTGTCCGGGGAATAA
- the glmS gene encoding glutamine--fructose-6-phosphate transaminase (isomerizing), with translation MCGIAGIAAREEYYDDVLKELIRLLESLEYRGYDSAGIAVYDVDSKKIRVWKKKGKVADLVKLLRSQLGDFKLKASVGIAHTRWATHGEPKDENAHPHIDCEGKVAVVHNGIISNYKELKRELEARGHSFRSETDTEVFAHLFEEELKRKEPFEAFKAAVARLEGYYAIVAITSLEPHKVFFARKESPLVVGRGPKGNYVSSDVVSLVGNCWEVSPLYDDDVGWMNDKEIYVERGGVRRRLSFIKPTWSPVQAQKGSYEYFMLKEIHEQPQVVKETLISIASEWDKVEEVVNLLEGWAVVVAAGTSYHAGLIFSYNVMKETGRYIPVIDASEAPHFSKLLKGTVVAISQSGETYDTLKAVRIAKENGAKVVGVVNVVGSTLDREADVSLYTRAGPEIGVAATKTFLTQLSVLNALVARMVGEGANRVREMANELSKITKESIEVSAGYAKGLADQLYTKRDMYVLGTGISYPVAMEGALKIKEISYVHAEAYPAGEAKHGPIALAEPGFPVLLVWTPEDVEKLEVAEKEFESRGSEVYWVAPRGDVPIPEVDWKYVPFALTPPLQLLSYYMAVKKGLDPDKPRNLAKSVTVH, from the coding sequence TTGTGCGGCATTGCCGGCATAGCGGCTAGGGAAGAGTACTACGACGACGTCTTGAAGGAACTAATAAGGTTGCTCGAGTCCTTGGAGTACAGGGGTTACGACTCCGCCGGGATCGCAGTCTATGACGTAGATTCCAAGAAAATAAGGGTTTGGAAGAAGAAGGGTAAGGTAGCGGACCTAGTTAAGCTGCTAAGGTCCCAGCTGGGCGACTTCAAGCTCAAGGCCAGCGTGGGCATAGCTCACACCCGCTGGGCCACGCACGGCGAGCCGAAGGATGAGAACGCGCACCCCCATATTGATTGTGAGGGCAAAGTTGCGGTCGTCCACAACGGAATAATTTCAAACTACAAAGAGCTCAAGCGAGAGCTCGAGGCGAGGGGTCACTCGTTCAGAAGCGAGACGGACACGGAGGTCTTTGCACACCTATTCGAGGAAGAGCTAAAACGTAAGGAACCCTTTGAGGCCTTCAAGGCAGCCGTCGCACGTCTCGAGGGGTACTACGCAATAGTTGCGATAACTTCCCTCGAGCCGCACAAGGTGTTCTTCGCGCGTAAGGAGAGCCCCTTAGTGGTGGGAAGGGGGCCTAAAGGGAATTACGTCTCCAGCGACGTCGTCAGCTTGGTGGGCAACTGTTGGGAGGTATCGCCTTTATACGACGACGACGTAGGGTGGATGAACGATAAGGAGATCTACGTTGAGAGGGGAGGCGTGCGGAGGCGTTTGAGTTTCATCAAGCCTACATGGAGCCCCGTCCAAGCCCAGAAGGGAAGCTACGAATACTTCATGCTCAAGGAAATACACGAGCAACCTCAGGTGGTCAAGGAGACTCTGATATCAATAGCTTCGGAGTGGGACAAGGTGGAGGAGGTCGTAAACCTTCTCGAAGGCTGGGCGGTGGTGGTCGCCGCCGGCACCTCCTACCACGCCGGCTTGATATTCTCGTATAACGTAATGAAAGAGACCGGAAGATATATTCCAGTCATAGACGCCAGCGAGGCGCCCCACTTTTCTAAATTGCTCAAGGGAACGGTCGTAGCTATAAGTCAGAGCGGTGAAACGTATGACACCCTCAAGGCCGTGAGGATTGCTAAGGAAAACGGGGCAAAGGTTGTAGGAGTGGTTAACGTGGTGGGCTCTACCCTAGACAGAGAGGCGGACGTGAGCCTTTACACTAGGGCCGGGCCGGAGATAGGCGTAGCCGCTACAAAGACCTTCTTAACGCAGTTGAGCGTCTTGAATGCGTTGGTCGCTAGGATGGTCGGGGAGGGCGCGAACAGGGTAAGGGAGATGGCGAACGAGCTCAGCAAGATAACTAAAGAGAGCATAGAGGTCAGCGCCGGCTACGCTAAGGGGCTTGCCGATCAACTGTACACCAAGCGGGACATGTACGTCCTGGGGACGGGGATTTCTTACCCAGTTGCGATGGAAGGTGCATTGAAAATTAAAGAGATATCCTACGTCCACGCGGAGGCCTACCCCGCCGGCGAGGCTAAGCACGGTCCCATAGCCTTGGCGGAGCCGGGTTTCCCCGTCCTCTTAGTCTGGACCCCGGAGGACGTCGAAAAGTTAGAGGTGGCCGAGAAAGAGTTCGAGAGCAGGGGAAGCGAGGTCTACTGGGTGGCCCCGAGAGGGGACGTCCCGATCCCCGAAGTCGATTGGAAGTACGTCCCCTTTGCCTTGACACCGCCCTTGCAGCTGTTGTCGTACTACATGGCAGTTAAGAAGGGCTTGGACCCCGACAAGCCTAGGAACTTGGCGAAGAGCGTCACAGTTCATTAA
- the albA gene encoding DNA-binding protein Alba, with product MAAQIPQSNEVRVGKKPVMNYVLATLTLLNQGVDRIEIKARGRAISKAVDTVEIVRNRFLPGQVRVAEIRIGSQTVTSADGRQSRISTIDIVLERVK from the coding sequence GTGGCCGCTCAGATACCCCAAAGCAACGAGGTTAGGGTCGGTAAGAAGCCCGTCATGAACTACGTGCTGGCGACCCTGACCCTCCTGAACCAGGGTGTGGACAGGATAGAGATAAAGGCCAGGGGTAGGGCCATAAGCAAGGCGGTAGACACCGTGGAGATAGTGAGGAACAGGTTCCTGCCCGGCCAAGTGAGGGTCGCTGAGATAAGGATCGGCAGCCAGACCGTGACCAGCGCCGACGGCAGGCAGAGCAGGATAAGCACCATAGACATAGTCTTGGAGAGGGTCAAGTAA
- a CDS encoding 30S ribosomal protein S13, with the protein MARLVEEFKYIVRIGDTDIDGSLPAVYGLAKIKGIGYTTALAILRKLGIDPHMRLGYLSETRIRELDEKVRDITQLGFPSWLYNRRKDYTTGKDLHLIGADLVFYARQDIEREKRIKSWRGLRHSLGLKVRGQRTATTGRLGMTVGVSKKSR; encoded by the coding sequence GTGGCGAGACTGGTAGAGGAGTTCAAGTACATAGTGCGTATAGGCGATACTGACATCGACGGTTCTCTGCCCGCCGTTTACGGCCTAGCCAAAATAAAGGGTATTGGTTATACCACCGCGTTGGCCATCCTTAGGAAGCTGGGGATAGACCCCCATATGAGGTTGGGTTACTTGAGCGAGACCCGGATAAGGGAGTTGGACGAGAAGGTGAGGGACATAACCCAGTTGGGCTTCCCCAGCTGGCTCTACAACAGGAGGAAAGACTATACCACCGGTAAGGACTTGCACTTGATAGGCGCGGACTTGGTGTTCTACGCTAGACAAGACATCGAGAGGGAGAAGAGGATAAAGAGCTGGAGAGGCTTGAGGCACAGCCTAGGCTTGAAGGTTAGGGGCCAGAGGACCGCTACCACCGGTAGGCTTGGCATGACGGTAGGCGTCAGCAAGAAGTCCAGGTGA
- a CDS encoding 30S ribosomal protein S4, with amino-acid sequence MGDPRKPRKKWSPPGHPWVKERLIEEMKLMGEYGLRNKREIWIAAAMLRRYRHRARELLALPAEVREKEEKALLKRLYDLGLVDENATLDDVLSLTVRDLLERRLQTVVYKKGLAKSIYHARQLVTHGHIAINGRRVTSPGYIVRRDEEELIGYAPTSPYFKKAQQ; translated from the coding sequence ATGGGAGACCCGCGCAAGCCTAGGAAGAAGTGGTCTCCTCCCGGTCACCCGTGGGTTAAGGAGAGGCTAATCGAAGAAATGAAACTAATGGGTGAGTACGGACTGAGGAACAAGAGGGAGATTTGGATCGCCGCGGCGATGTTAAGGAGGTACCGCCACCGCGCGAGGGAGCTGCTAGCGTTGCCGGCCGAGGTGAGGGAAAAGGAGGAGAAGGCACTTCTGAAGAGGCTCTACGACTTGGGCTTGGTTGATGAGAACGCAACCCTCGACGATGTACTGTCCCTCACTGTTAGGGACTTATTGGAGAGGAGGTTGCAGACGGTCGTCTACAAGAAGGGCTTGGCAAAGAGCATATACCACGCTCGCCAGCTCGTGACGCACGGCCACATAGCCATAAACGGCAGGAGGGTCACCAGCCCGGGGTACATAGTGAGGAGGGACGAGGAGGAGTTGATAGGCTACGCCCCCACTAGCCCGTACTTCAAAAAGGCACAGCAGTAA
- a CDS encoding 50S ribosomal protein L13, producing the protein MKRVVVIDATNQIVGRMASHIAKMLLEGWEVNVINAEKAVLSGEPTRVVKGYQILLNVKTHTNPYRNKIKRPRTPIAIIKDAVKGMLPKHNTRGREALKRLKVYIGEPEYVPKENLMRFPDADALRLSGKYITVGEVARRMGWKGGEA; encoded by the coding sequence ATGAAGAGAGTGGTCGTGATCGATGCTACGAATCAAATAGTAGGTCGGATGGCCTCCCACATCGCTAAGATGTTGCTCGAGGGGTGGGAGGTCAACGTAATCAACGCGGAGAAAGCCGTGCTGTCCGGCGAACCCACTAGGGTGGTAAAGGGTTACCAAATACTGTTAAACGTCAAGACGCACACCAACCCGTACCGGAACAAGATAAAGAGGCCGAGGACGCCTATAGCGATAATAAAGGACGCGGTTAAGGGTATGTTGCCCAAACACAACACGAGGGGACGGGAGGCCTTGAAGAGGCTAAAGGTCTATATCGGGGAGCCGGAGTACGTGCCCAAAGAGAACTTGATGAGGTTCCCCGACGCGGACGCGCTGAGGCTCTCCGGAAAGTACATAACTGTCGGGGAAGTGGCGCGCCGGATGGGATGGAAGGGAGGTGAGGCGTGA
- a CDS encoding KEOPS complex kinase/ATPase Bud32, giving the protein MNLLAKGAEAEVYLAKYWGCKAVYKVRKPKAYRHPKLDLRLRYERTRNEFNNMLRAYKEGMNVPTPYDVDYNEYSIVMEYIEGTPLSEKVEAWAIEEAGRQLAILHSADIAHWDYTTANLIIKGRKLFIIDFGLSRKTKSDIEKAIDAHLMIRSFLSAHPGREDLVDRFWKGYSEFGEAEKMRELTKQIELLGRYVKERRKTVW; this is encoded by the coding sequence TTGAACCTCCTGGCTAAGGGAGCCGAGGCGGAGGTTTACTTAGCGAAGTACTGGGGTTGCAAGGCCGTTTACAAGGTTAGGAAGCCTAAGGCTTACAGACACCCAAAGCTGGACTTGAGGCTGAGGTACGAGAGGACCCGTAACGAGTTTAACAACATGCTTAGGGCATACAAAGAAGGTATGAACGTACCGACGCCTTACGACGTCGATTACAACGAGTATTCGATCGTTATGGAATATATCGAGGGAACCCCTTTGAGCGAGAAGGTGGAGGCGTGGGCGATAGAGGAGGCCGGGAGACAGCTCGCGATCTTACACTCAGCGGACATAGCTCATTGGGACTACACCACGGCAAACTTGATAATTAAGGGCAGAAAGCTGTTTATAATAGATTTCGGATTGTCGAGGAAGACGAAGTCGGACATAGAGAAAGCTATAGATGCACACTTGATGATAAGGTCTTTCCTCAGCGCGCACCCGGGGAGGGAGGACTTGGTAGACCGCTTCTGGAAGGGCTATTCTGAGTTCGGCGAGGCGGAGAAGATGAGGGAGCTGACCAAACAAATAGAGCTCTTGGGCCGCTACGTAAAGGAGAGGAGGAAGACCGTATGGTAA
- a CDS encoding 50S ribosomal protein L18e — protein MPARRRKITNVLLRKTLDELWKTKSPAWRRVYELLNRPARQRIVVNVSKINRYANDGDVVVVPGKVLGSGELEKKVTVAAFSFSYTALEKIETAGGKALHILELVKENPKGSGIKIIT, from the coding sequence GTGCCCGCGAGGAGGAGGAAGATTACAAACGTTTTGTTAAGGAAGACGCTGGACGAGCTCTGGAAGACCAAGTCTCCCGCGTGGAGGAGGGTCTACGAGCTGCTGAACAGGCCGGCGCGCCAGAGGATAGTGGTGAACGTGAGCAAGATAAATAGGTACGCCAATGACGGCGACGTCGTAGTGGTCCCCGGCAAGGTCTTGGGCTCCGGTGAGTTAGAGAAGAAGGTAACCGTGGCGGCTTTTTCGTTCTCCTATACCGCGTTAGAGAAGATAGAGACGGCGGGTGGCAAGGCGCTCCACATCTTGGAGCTAGTGAAGGAGAACCCCAAGGGTAGCGGCATTAAGATTATTACGTGA
- a CDS encoding 4Fe-4S binding protein has translation MLETAVLTSSSGGCGKTLLGAELARRGYVVLTASPITNYLNSYRVMERYEIYDALKAYVDEGACDRCGECLEACTKGAITEDFKVIEGLCEGCPACAYACPRGAIKFKQTKGAEYEIIKVEEGFVIEVRVEPGLNELSYLLGLMGVARRLAEDNGIGTVLVETRARLPAQKGLFFVRKHPGAEDQVKEFELRSTGYERDAAVVVNVGLGDFDVNTSLKKFYMPHKEDPSFSTFVEEVVEWLESR, from the coding sequence TTGTTGGAAACAGCTGTCCTAACGTCTTCCAGCGGAGGCTGCGGGAAGACTCTGTTGGGCGCCGAACTGGCGAGGAGGGGTTACGTCGTGCTGACCGCCTCTCCTATAACTAACTACTTGAACTCTTACAGAGTTATGGAAAGGTACGAGATCTACGACGCCCTCAAGGCTTACGTCGATGAGGGCGCTTGTGATAGGTGCGGGGAGTGTTTGGAAGCTTGCACGAAGGGGGCGATAACGGAGGACTTTAAGGTAATAGAAGGTTTGTGCGAGGGCTGCCCGGCTTGCGCCTACGCTTGCCCCAGGGGAGCGATCAAGTTCAAACAGACCAAAGGCGCAGAGTACGAAATAATCAAGGTTGAAGAGGGCTTTGTCATAGAGGTACGCGTGGAGCCTGGCCTCAACGAGCTCAGCTACTTGCTCGGCTTAATGGGGGTCGCGCGGAGGTTGGCGGAGGACAACGGAATCGGAACAGTTCTAGTGGAGACGAGGGCTCGGTTGCCGGCGCAGAAGGGCTTGTTCTTTGTTAGGAAACACCCGGGGGCGGAGGACCAAGTGAAGGAGTTCGAGCTGCGCTCGACCGGCTACGAGAGGGACGCGGCGGTAGTCGTCAATGTGGGCCTCGGAGACTTCGATGTTAACACGTCTTTAAAGAAGTTCTACATGCCTCATAAAGAAGACCCAAGCTTCAGCACCTTTGTCGAGGAGGTGGTAGAATGGTTAGAGTCGCGGTAG